The Nocardia arthritidis genome has a window encoding:
- a CDS encoding cation diffusion facilitator family transporter, translated as MGHDHGHDHDHDHDHGHGHGHEHGAGHSHGVSGDADKRWLSVGLALIVGFMLIEVVIGVLANSLALLSDAAHMLTDAASIVLALTAIRIAARPAQGKYTYGFKRAEILSAQANGITLLVLAGWLAYEAVRRLIEPPQVTGGLVVITALIGIAVNVLASWAISKANRSSLNIEGAFQHVLNDLYGFIATAVAGVIVLVTGFARADAIATLIVVALMVKAGLGLVRESSRIFLEAAPTGVDPDAVGRRLVAVDGVDEVHDLHIWQITSGSIALSAHVLVRPGADCHGLRQRIEDVLHHDYGITHTTLQVDHSTTLTPGSTADAERLLPMLEDHCDDAHGPVHRVGRGN; from the coding sequence ATGGGACATGACCACGGGCACGACCACGACCACGACCACGACCACGGCCACGGCCACGGGCATGAGCACGGTGCGGGCCACAGCCACGGCGTCTCTGGCGATGCGGACAAGCGCTGGCTGAGCGTCGGCCTCGCGCTCATCGTCGGATTCATGCTGATCGAGGTGGTCATCGGCGTGCTGGCCAACTCGCTGGCCCTGCTCTCCGATGCCGCGCACATGCTCACCGACGCCGCGTCGATCGTGCTCGCGCTCACCGCGATTCGCATTGCCGCGCGCCCCGCCCAGGGCAAATACACCTACGGCTTCAAACGGGCGGAAATCCTGTCCGCACAGGCCAACGGCATCACCCTGCTGGTGCTCGCGGGCTGGCTGGCCTACGAGGCGGTCCGCCGCCTGATCGAGCCGCCGCAGGTCACCGGTGGGCTGGTGGTGATCACCGCGCTCATCGGTATCGCGGTGAACGTGCTGGCCAGCTGGGCGATCAGCAAGGCCAACCGGTCCAGCCTGAATATCGAGGGCGCGTTCCAGCACGTGCTCAACGATCTCTACGGCTTCATCGCCACCGCCGTCGCGGGTGTCATCGTGCTGGTCACCGGCTTCGCCAGGGCCGACGCGATCGCGACGCTGATCGTGGTCGCGCTGATGGTGAAGGCCGGGCTCGGCCTGGTCCGCGAGTCGAGCCGCATCTTCCTGGAGGCCGCGCCCACCGGCGTCGACCCGGATGCCGTCGGCCGCAGGCTGGTCGCCGTCGACGGCGTTGACGAGGTACACGACCTGCACATCTGGCAGATCACCTCGGGCAGCATCGCCCTCTCGGCGCATGTGCTGGTCCGTCCAGGGGCCGACTGCCACGGCCTGCGCCAGCGCATCGAGGACGTGCTCCACCACGATTACGGCATCACGCACACCACACTGCAGGTCGATCATTCGACGACGCTCACCCCGGGTTCGACCGCCGATGCGGAACGCCTGCTGCCGATGCTCGAGGACCACTGCGACGACGCGCACGGCCCGGTCCACCGCGTCGGCCGAGGCAACTGA
- a CDS encoding pyridoxal phosphate-dependent decarboxylase family protein, producing MDRRLAEDLTELPGLLNAVSGAAGELLAGLAGRTVAVPPGEVPPSAIPESGIGLRQALSEFRRRWEPGFSGSAGPRYLGFVTGGATPAAIAGDWLTSTFDQNAMSGEDSVADMLERETLGWIGELFGLTEFRGAFVTGATMSNFVGLAIAREWLGEQLGVSVAQSGVGALGPVHVLSGTPHSSIPKTLSMLGIGRDRLTLVRTRPDREAIDVDKLAAALAGLDGRPAIVVANAGTVNTVDFDDLRAIAELRRRYPFWLHVDAAFGAFAALSDRPELVDGLAAADSVCVDLHKWLNVPYDAAVQFSRRQDLQLRVFQNSAAYLTAPSATPDFGHLVPENSRRLRALAAWFTLRAYGRDGYREIVRRNVSCAQRLGERLAATGMLEMLAPVRLNVACFTLAQHPTTERVHALIYAIAKSGETFVTPTVYRGKPAVRAAFSNWRTTEADADRACDAIVAAAENLATA from the coding sequence ATGGACCGCAGACTCGCCGAGGATCTCACCGAACTACCCGGCCTGCTGAACGCGGTGAGCGGCGCGGCGGGCGAGCTGCTGGCCGGATTGGCCGGGCGCACGGTGGCGGTCCCGCCCGGCGAGGTGCCGCCCTCGGCCATACCCGAATCGGGAATCGGCCTGCGCCAAGCGCTTTCGGAATTCCGGCGGCGCTGGGAGCCCGGCTTCTCCGGTAGCGCGGGCCCGCGCTACCTCGGCTTCGTCACCGGCGGCGCGACACCCGCCGCGATCGCGGGCGACTGGCTGACAAGCACATTCGACCAGAACGCCATGAGCGGTGAGGATTCCGTTGCCGACATGCTGGAGCGGGAAACCCTCGGCTGGATCGGAGAACTGTTCGGGCTCACCGAATTCCGCGGCGCGTTCGTCACGGGCGCGACCATGTCCAACTTCGTCGGGCTGGCCATCGCGCGCGAATGGCTCGGCGAACAGCTCGGGGTCTCGGTGGCGCAGTCCGGGGTCGGCGCGCTCGGGCCGGTGCACGTGCTCTCCGGCACACCGCATTCCAGCATCCCGAAGACGCTGTCGATGCTGGGCATCGGCCGCGACCGGTTGACGCTGGTGCGCACCCGGCCCGACCGCGAGGCCATCGATGTCGACAAGCTGGCCGCGGCACTGGCTGGACTCGACGGTCGGCCCGCCATCGTGGTCGCCAACGCGGGCACCGTGAACACCGTCGACTTCGACGACCTACGCGCCATCGCGGAGCTGCGGCGGCGGTATCCGTTCTGGCTGCACGTGGACGCCGCGTTCGGCGCGTTCGCGGCGCTGTCGGACCGGCCCGAACTGGTCGACGGTCTGGCGGCCGCCGATTCGGTCTGCGTCGACCTGCACAAGTGGCTCAACGTCCCCTACGACGCCGCGGTGCAGTTCAGCAGGCGGCAGGATCTGCAACTGCGCGTATTCCAGAACTCGGCGGCCTACCTCACCGCGCCGTCCGCCACCCCGGACTTCGGGCATCTCGTTCCGGAGAACTCCCGTCGTCTGCGCGCGCTGGCCGCCTGGTTCACGCTGCGCGCGTACGGCCGCGACGGTTATCGAGAAATCGTGCGCCGCAACGTATCCTGCGCGCAGCGGCTCGGTGAACGGCTGGCCGCCACCGGAATGCTGGAAATGCTTGCGCCCGTTCGCCTCAACGTTGCCTGCTTCACCCTGGCGCAGCACCCGACCACCGAGCGCGTGCACGCGCTGATCTATGCGATCGCGAAATCCGGCGAAACCTTCGTCACCCCAACGGTTTACCGGGGTAAACCGGCCGTTCGCGCCGCCTTCAGCAATTGGCGCACCACCGAGGCCGATGCCGACCGCGCCTGCGACGCGATCGTCGCGGCCGCCGAAAACCTCGCCACTGCGTGA
- a CDS encoding KasA/KasB family beta-ketoacyl-ACP synthase, giving the protein MASSGQRKSGFPDVVVTSVAATTSIAGDVDSTWKGLLNGESGIDVIDDGFIDQYELPVRIGGHLKVSPRDSFSVEEKRRLAYVQQMALLLAREVWRNAGNPEVDRERLGVSIGTGLGGGEYIVDSRFKMENGGYRKISPFVVQAIMPNGAAAIVGTEFGAKAGVCTPVSACSSGSEAIFNAWRMVAMGDADVVVTGGVEGTIQALPIAAFTMMRAMSTRNDDPKAASRPFDRDRDGFVFGEAGAMMLIETEEHAKARGATIHARLMGAGLTSDGFHLVAPDPEGKGAARAMTRAMERAGLSKKDVSHINAHATSTSIGDTAEALAIKSAVGTHASVYAPKSALGHSIGAVGALESVLTVLSIRDGVVPPTLNLDNQDPEIDLDIVHGQARIGRIDYAINNSFGFGGHNVALAFGRY; this is encoded by the coding sequence ATGGCGAGTTCTGGCCAGCGGAAGAGCGGCTTTCCCGATGTCGTCGTCACCAGCGTCGCGGCGACGACCTCGATCGCGGGGGACGTCGATTCGACGTGGAAGGGCCTGCTGAACGGGGAAAGCGGTATCGACGTGATCGATGACGGGTTCATCGATCAATACGAATTGCCGGTTCGCATCGGCGGACATTTGAAGGTGAGCCCGCGCGACAGCTTCTCCGTCGAAGAGAAGCGCCGTCTGGCATATGTGCAGCAAATGGCGCTGCTGCTCGCCCGCGAGGTATGGCGCAACGCGGGCAATCCGGAAGTGGACCGGGAGCGGCTCGGCGTCTCCATCGGTACCGGGCTCGGCGGCGGTGAATACATCGTCGACTCCCGGTTCAAGATGGAGAACGGCGGCTACCGCAAGATCTCGCCGTTCGTGGTGCAGGCGATCATGCCCAACGGCGCCGCGGCCATCGTCGGCACCGAATTCGGCGCGAAGGCCGGTGTGTGCACGCCGGTTTCGGCATGTTCGTCCGGATCCGAGGCGATCTTCAACGCCTGGCGGATGGTCGCGATGGGCGATGCCGATGTGGTTGTCACCGGCGGTGTCGAGGGCACCATCCAGGCGCTGCCGATCGCCGCGTTCACCATGATGCGCGCCATGAGCACCCGCAACGACGATCCGAAAGCCGCGTCGCGCCCGTTCGACCGGGACCGCGACGGGTTCGTCTTCGGCGAGGCGGGCGCGATGATGCTCATCGAGACCGAGGAGCATGCCAAGGCCCGCGGCGCGACGATCCACGCGCGGCTGATGGGCGCCGGCCTCACCTCCGACGGGTTCCACCTGGTCGCCCCCGATCCGGAAGGAAAGGGCGCGGCGCGTGCGATGACGCGGGCCATGGAACGGGCCGGCTTGTCGAAAAAGGATGTCTCGCATATCAATGCGCACGCCACCTCCACATCGATCGGCGATACCGCCGAGGCGCTGGCCATCAAATCGGCCGTCGGCACCCACGCCTCGGTGTACGCGCCCAAATCCGCGCTCGGCCATTCGATCGGCGCGGTGGGGGCGCTGGAATCGGTGCTCACCGTGCTCAGCATCCGCGACGGCGTCGTCCCGCCGACGTTGAACCTGGACAACCAGGATCCGGAGATCGACCTCGACATCGTCCACGGTCAGGCGCGCATCGGCCGGATCGATTACGCCATCAACAATTCGTTCGGCTTCGGCGGGCATAATGTAGCGCTCGCATTCGGCCGATATTGA
- a CDS encoding MFS transporter, protein MQTIIAEPRTETANPRRWRVLAVAGVAQYLAILDLFAVTVAFPTLQQYFGNASVSSVSWTLNAYTIVMAALLVPAGRFADDTGRKRGFLTGIALFGLASIACGAAPTLATLIVARVIQAIAAALLIPTGLGLVLPSFEKREHATVMGIWTAIAAAGAASGPVIGGLLLQAGWRWIFFLNIPFTVVAFVIGLRILPDIRQQADRKLDLLGAAMILGATAALTTAFVQAEDWGYASAGTLGCLVAAIALAGLFAVHARRHPDPVVSPVVLRHRLFRIALGGIFAYYLAFAAMILAATLFLNGVWHYSMLRASLAIAPIPLSCLVLSPLSGRFVARFGATASAALGGAAMAVGCAWWIVFAGVQSYPLMFLPGAILAGASTALLQPPLFGASALLPADQLSLGSGATMMARQTSSALGVAILTAILARTAHPGLSDYRAGWLFMVVVGLLAMLAGLRYRPHAY, encoded by the coding sequence ATGCAAACGATCATCGCCGAGCCGCGCACCGAGACCGCGAACCCGCGCCGCTGGCGGGTGCTTGCGGTGGCCGGCGTCGCGCAATACCTGGCCATCCTCGACCTCTTCGCGGTCACCGTCGCGTTCCCGACGCTGCAGCAGTACTTCGGCAACGCGTCGGTGAGCTCGGTCTCCTGGACCCTCAATGCGTACACCATCGTGATGGCGGCGCTGCTGGTGCCCGCGGGACGATTCGCCGACGACACCGGACGCAAACGCGGATTCCTCACCGGCATAGCGCTTTTCGGCCTGGCCTCGATCGCCTGCGGCGCCGCGCCGACACTGGCGACGCTCATCGTCGCGCGGGTGATCCAGGCCATCGCGGCCGCGCTGCTCATCCCGACCGGACTCGGGCTGGTGCTGCCCAGCTTCGAAAAGCGGGAGCACGCAACGGTTATGGGCATTTGGACGGCGATCGCGGCCGCGGGCGCGGCGAGCGGCCCGGTGATCGGCGGCCTGCTGCTGCAGGCGGGCTGGCGCTGGATCTTCTTCCTCAACATCCCGTTCACGGTGGTCGCGTTCGTCATCGGGCTGCGGATACTGCCGGATATCCGCCAGCAGGCCGATCGGAAACTCGATTTGCTCGGCGCCGCAATGATTCTCGGTGCGACCGCCGCGCTGACCACCGCCTTCGTGCAGGCCGAGGACTGGGGTTACGCCTCGGCGGGCACCCTCGGCTGCCTCGTCGCCGCGATCGCGCTGGCCGGACTGTTCGCGGTGCACGCGCGGCGGCACCCGGATCCGGTGGTGAGCCCGGTTGTGTTGCGGCACCGGCTCTTTCGCATCGCGCTCGGCGGCATCTTCGCCTACTACCTGGCCTTCGCGGCGATGATCCTGGCCGCGACCCTGTTCCTCAACGGGGTGTGGCACTACTCGATGCTGCGGGCGAGCCTGGCCATCGCGCCGATTCCGCTCAGCTGCCTCGTGCTCTCGCCGCTGTCCGGCCGGTTCGTCGCCAGATTCGGCGCGACGGCGTCGGCCGCGCTCGGCGGCGCCGCCATGGCCGTCGGCTGCGCCTGGTGGATCGTGTTCGCCGGCGTCCAGTCCTACCCGCTGATGTTCCTGCCCGGCGCGATCCTCGCGGGCGCGAGCACCGCCCTACTGCAGCCGCCGCTGTTCGGCGCGTCGGCGTTGCTGCCCGCCGACCAGCTCTCGCTCGGCTCGGGCGCGACGATGATGGCCAGGCAGACCAGTTCGGCGCTCGGCGTCGCCATCCTCACCGCCATCCTGGCCCGCACCGCGCACCCCGGACTGTCCGACTACCGGGCCGGTTGGCTGTTCATGGTGGTCGTCGGCCTGCTGGCGATGCTCGCCGGGCTGCGGTATCGCCCGCACGCGTACTGA
- a CDS encoding GlxA family transcriptional regulator has product MELSTSPRRPGTIAVAVVPGLPLFEVAIPYQVFFEPPPGIDGSRWYEFKLCGPRTGGHATLRDPFIAMTDHDYDDLIAADTVIVPATPNVREDPPADLIDAVRAAYERGARIASLCSGAFVLAAAGLLDGRRMTTHWKHLPALVERYPGLDVDPSVLYIDDGRILTSAGTMAGVDLCIHLIRKDLGAQVANAAARNMVVPPHRSGGQAQYLDSPVPSVTDPGLSATLQWALTQLEKPLTVADLAKHARLSERTLARRFHAELGGTPLQWLLGQRINRARELLEGTDLPVDAVAERCGLGSPANLRAHFGREVGISPSEYRRSHRAGRHEVVLG; this is encoded by the coding sequence ATGGAGTTGTCCACGTCACCCCGCCGCCCCGGCACCATCGCGGTCGCCGTGGTGCCGGGGCTGCCGCTCTTCGAGGTCGCCATCCCATACCAGGTGTTCTTCGAACCGCCACCCGGCATCGACGGGTCGCGGTGGTACGAGTTCAAGCTGTGCGGCCCCCGCACCGGCGGGCACGCGACGCTGCGCGATCCGTTCATCGCGATGACCGACCACGACTACGACGACCTGATCGCCGCCGACACCGTCATCGTCCCGGCCACCCCGAACGTGCGCGAGGATCCGCCCGCCGACCTGATCGATGCGGTGCGCGCCGCGTACGAGCGGGGTGCGCGCATCGCCTCGCTGTGCTCGGGCGCGTTCGTGCTCGCCGCGGCCGGACTGCTGGACGGCAGGCGGATGACGACGCACTGGAAACACCTGCCCGCCTTGGTCGAACGCTATCCGGGGCTCGATGTCGATCCGTCGGTGCTCTACATCGATGACGGCCGCATCCTCACCAGCGCGGGCACCATGGCGGGAGTCGACCTGTGCATCCATCTGATCCGGAAGGATCTCGGCGCACAGGTCGCCAATGCCGCCGCGCGCAATATGGTTGTGCCGCCGCATCGTTCGGGCGGACAGGCGCAGTACCTGGACTCGCCGGTGCCGTCGGTCACCGATCCCGGTCTGTCCGCGACGCTGCAATGGGCGCTCACCCAACTCGAAAAACCGCTGACCGTAGCCGATTTGGCAAAGCACGCGCGGCTCAGTGAACGCACCCTCGCCCGCCGCTTCCATGCCGAACTCGGTGGAACACCGTTGCAGTGGCTGCTCGGCCAGCGGATCAACCGGGCACGAGAACTGTTGGAGGGCACCGATTTACCGGTCGATGCGGTCGCCGAGCGGTGCGGCCTCGGCAGTCCGGCGAATCTGCGGGCGCATTTCGGGCGCGAGGTCGGCATCTCGCCGAGCGAGTACCGCCGCTCGCACCGCGCGGGCCGGCATGAGGTGGTGCTGGGCTGA
- the fadD32 gene encoding long-chain-fatty-acid--AMP ligase FadD32 — protein sequence MIGSTFDEYLDETGNIRIPGDKTLIDFLEKHTAENGDELAYRYIDYSRERDGEYIDLTWNQFNVRVRAVAARLQQVAEPGDRVAILAPQGLDYVVSMGAAVAAGNIAVPLFDPDEAGHTDRLHAVLGDCAPSAILTVGSAAGGVRSLFRDLPAAERPRIIAVEALPDSLSASWVHPDIDMDDVAYLQYTSGSTRVPAGVEITHRAVGTNLLQMIDAIGITEKARGVTWLPMFHDMGLLCVILPMMGGKFITVMSPSAFVRRPSRWIKELAAQADGAEIYSAAPNFAYEHAAARGLPKPGETLDLSNVIGLINGSEPVSVSSMKKFNDAFAPYGLPKTAIKPCYGMAEATLFVSATKREDEAKSVYVDRDALNSGRMVEVDQHGDNAVAQVSCGYVSLSQWAVIVDPETGTERLDGQIGEIWLHGNNIGRGYWGRPAESEATFRAKLLVRQPEGSHAEGADPDANWMRTGDYGAYLDGELYITGRVKDLVIVDGRNHYPQDLEMSAQEASTALRPGFVAAFSVPANQLPPLVFEQGGRSGLRFDPDDTSEQLVVVAERGTGAGKLDPGPIVDTVRAAIAQRHGVTVRDLLLVPAGSIPRTSSGKIARRACRAAYLEGTLRGGYQQTAFPDTVDA from the coding sequence ATGATCGGCAGCACCTTTGACGAGTATCTCGACGAGACGGGCAACATCAGGATCCCTGGTGACAAGACCCTGATCGACTTCCTGGAGAAGCACACGGCGGAGAACGGCGACGAGCTGGCGTACCGCTACATCGACTACTCCCGCGAGCGCGACGGTGAGTACATCGATCTCACCTGGAACCAGTTCAACGTCCGGGTCCGTGCGGTGGCCGCCCGGCTGCAGCAGGTGGCCGAACCCGGCGATCGAGTCGCGATCCTGGCCCCGCAGGGTCTCGACTATGTCGTATCCATGGGCGCGGCCGTCGCCGCGGGCAATATCGCGGTCCCGCTGTTCGACCCGGACGAGGCCGGGCACACCGATCGCCTGCATGCGGTGCTCGGCGACTGCGCGCCCTCGGCGATCCTCACCGTCGGCTCCGCCGCGGGCGGAGTCCGCAGCCTGTTCCGGGACCTGCCCGCCGCCGAGCGGCCCCGCATCATCGCAGTCGAGGCGCTGCCGGACAGCTTGAGCGCCAGCTGGGTTCATCCGGACATCGATATGGACGACGTCGCCTACCTGCAGTACACATCAGGGTCCACGCGGGTACCCGCCGGTGTCGAAATTACCCACCGGGCGGTCGGTACAAACCTGCTGCAGATGATCGACGCCATCGGGATCACCGAGAAGGCGCGCGGTGTCACCTGGCTGCCGATGTTCCACGATATGGGTCTGCTGTGCGTGATCCTGCCGATGATGGGCGGCAAATTCATCACGGTCATGTCGCCGAGCGCCTTCGTGCGGCGGCCATCGCGCTGGATCAAGGAATTGGCGGCGCAGGCCGACGGCGCCGAGATCTATTCGGCCGCACCGAATTTCGCCTACGAGCACGCCGCTGCCCGTGGCTTGCCGAAACCCGGTGAGACGCTGGACCTTTCGAATGTGATCGGGTTGATCAACGGCAGCGAGCCGGTTTCGGTGTCGTCGATGAAGAAGTTCAACGATGCGTTCGCGCCGTACGGTCTGCCCAAGACCGCCATCAAACCCTGTTACGGCATGGCCGAAGCGACGCTGTTCGTCTCGGCGACCAAGCGCGAGGACGAGGCGAAATCGGTTTATGTGGACCGCGACGCGCTCAACTCCGGGCGCATGGTCGAGGTGGACCAGCACGGGGACAACGCGGTGGCACAGGTTTCCTGCGGCTATGTGTCGCTGTCGCAGTGGGCGGTCATCGTCGATCCGGAGACCGGAACAGAGCGGCTCGACGGCCAGATCGGCGAGATCTGGTTGCACGGCAACAACATCGGCCGCGGGTACTGGGGTAGGCCCGCGGAATCGGAGGCCACCTTCCGGGCGAAACTGCTTGTGCGGCAACCGGAGGGCAGTCACGCCGAGGGCGCCGACCCGGATGCGAACTGGATGCGCACCGGCGACTACGGGGCATATCTGGACGGTGAGCTGTACATCACCGGCCGGGTCAAGGATCTGGTGATCGTGGACGGGCGCAACCACTATCCGCAGGATCTGGAAATGTCGGCGCAGGAGGCGAGTACCGCGCTGCGGCCGGGTTTCGTCGCGGCGTTCTCGGTGCCCGCGAACCAACTGCCGCCGCTGGTTTTCGAGCAGGGCGGCCGATCCGGACTCCGGTTCGATCCGGACGACACCTCGGAGCAACTGGTGGTGGTCGCCGAACGCGGCACCGGCGCGGGCAAATTGGATCCCGGCCCGATCGTCGATACGGTGCGCGCGGCCATCGCCCAGCGGCACGGCGTGACGGTGCGCGATCTGCTGCTGGTGCCGGCCGGCTCCATTCCGCGCACCTCCAGCGGCAAGATAGCCCGACGCGCCTGCCGCGCCGCCTATCTGGAGGGCACGCTGCGCGGCGGTTACCAGCAGACGGCCTTCCCGGACACGGTCGACGCGTGA
- a CDS encoding beta-mannosidase, producing the protein MTRFAVRSIVATLALIALAVPACGDRRPDSGTDHSVTVRATADGFRLRDKLWWPSGFDAPQLGTNWSLNYGCGAQVDLDAYFGRLPPDALTRFNVFQALAVDKTTNALDFRALDAVFRAAERHRQLVVAVLAPQDGGCDDQQFKQRQWYADGWTRADPQPGRAVMSFRDWVGTAVARWHDVPVLAGWELVGEPETSVCTNGACDLVHRTCPPDAAGVLRRFIDDAGAIIRAKDPGRLIFAGFTGGGQCGTAGDDYRFVGASPHLDVLDYHDYSPNLETLPGDAHDGLAVRLRQARELGKPLLLAEVGMRAGSCRSLLDRRRALETKLVTDRDAGVDGALIWAYVPDPRLDECSLDVGPDDPLWSLVDQLITVRTIR; encoded by the coding sequence TTGACTCGGTTCGCTGTTCGCTCGATAGTTGCCACCCTGGCACTGATCGCGCTGGCGGTTCCGGCGTGCGGCGATCGGCGACCCGATTCCGGCACGGATCACTCGGTCACCGTCCGCGCCACCGCGGACGGTTTCCGGCTGCGCGACAAGCTGTGGTGGCCGTCGGGATTCGACGCACCGCAGCTCGGCACCAACTGGTCGCTCAATTACGGCTGCGGCGCACAGGTCGATCTCGACGCGTACTTCGGCAGGCTGCCGCCGGACGCGCTCACCCGTTTCAACGTCTTTCAGGCGCTCGCGGTCGACAAGACAACGAACGCACTGGATTTCCGCGCACTCGACGCCGTTTTCCGTGCCGCGGAACGACATCGGCAACTGGTTGTCGCGGTACTCGCGCCACAGGACGGCGGCTGCGACGATCAACAGTTCAAACAGCGGCAGTGGTATGCGGACGGGTGGACCCGAGCCGACCCGCAGCCGGGCCGCGCGGTGATGAGCTTCCGCGACTGGGTCGGCACGGCCGTCGCGCGCTGGCACGACGTTCCGGTGCTCGCGGGCTGGGAGCTGGTCGGCGAACCCGAGACCAGCGTCTGCACCAACGGCGCATGCGATCTCGTGCACCGCACCTGTCCCCCGGACGCGGCCGGGGTGCTGCGGCGGTTCATCGATGACGCGGGCGCGATCATCCGGGCGAAGGATCCCGGCCGACTCATCTTCGCCGGGTTCACCGGCGGCGGCCAGTGCGGCACCGCGGGCGACGACTACCGGTTCGTCGGCGCCTCACCGCACCTGGATGTCCTTGATTACCACGACTATTCGCCGAATCTGGAGACGCTGCCCGGCGATGCGCACGACGGGCTCGCGGTACGCCTGCGGCAGGCCCGCGAACTCGGCAAACCGCTGCTGCTCGCCGAGGTCGGCATGCGCGCCGGATCCTGTCGCAGCCTGCTCGACCGCCGCCGCGCCCTGGAAACCAAACTCGTCACCGACCGCGACGCGGGCGTCGACGGCGCACTCATCTGGGCCTATGTCCCCGACCCGCGCCTGGACGAGTGCAGCCTCGACGTCGGGCCCGACGACCCGCTGTGGTCACTTGTCGACCAGCTGATCACCGTGCGCACAATCCGCTAA
- a CDS encoding ArnT family glycosyltransferase: protein MAPVERDDRGNTHPDPGNGGAVPVPRRVSWCVFGAATLLYLVFGVLLSVGHGFLMGDALSRVQATEAALFSRDPHLSAIGFVFTPLTSLAQLPFVAFAPLLPWLTHWGISGALMSALFMGGAVLMIYGIGTDRGLPWWMVAGITAAFALNPMVVFYGANGMSEAPFLFCLCWAMRRLIRWVRTDDAHDLTACGIAFGLAYLTRYDAVAPAVVAGGIVFALTYLRGKGERNRWYSAFMDLVLVGAPGALAFLVWALTSWLITGQAFQQFTSQYGNSSILAQSGAQGEAELAAALEYSIGSILILGPALPILIPIVAALAWRRRDPEVLVPLLLCGAVLGFQALSYASGSTFAFLRFYVAAIPLAAVLALQITAARGFPPSRRPGRHAVMSAPTRAFPAGKHAARPAVGLPELAMALAMCLIAVSVPLTGWGMTSQKMAVQEYALKEVLFPEPDNATPYNADQRRIAATFSTERKIANYLDAQHLPRGTVLMDTVYGFAVSAASRHPDQFVIPSDRDFVRVLNRPAERGVKYILAVPNEGRGTSDAVNRRYPTIYENGAGVATLAMEIPNDGAGQPNWRLYQVLGAN, encoded by the coding sequence ATGGCACCGGTGGAACGCGACGATCGGGGCAATACCCATCCGGATCCCGGCAACGGGGGCGCGGTGCCGGTGCCGCGCCGGGTGAGCTGGTGCGTATTCGGCGCGGCGACACTGCTTTACCTCGTCTTCGGCGTGCTGCTCAGTGTGGGGCACGGCTTCCTGATGGGCGACGCGCTGAGCCGGGTGCAGGCCACCGAGGCCGCGCTGTTCAGCCGTGATCCGCACCTTTCGGCCATCGGCTTCGTCTTCACCCCGCTCACCTCGCTGGCACAGCTGCCGTTCGTCGCGTTCGCGCCGCTGCTGCCGTGGCTGACGCACTGGGGTATCTCGGGCGCGCTGATGTCGGCGCTGTTCATGGGCGGCGCGGTACTGATGATCTACGGCATCGGCACCGATCGCGGGCTGCCGTGGTGGATGGTCGCCGGGATCACGGCGGCGTTCGCGCTGAATCCGATGGTGGTGTTCTACGGCGCGAACGGGATGAGCGAGGCGCCCTTCCTGTTCTGCCTGTGCTGGGCGATGCGGCGGCTCATCCGATGGGTCCGCACCGATGACGCGCACGATCTCACCGCATGCGGAATCGCCTTCGGCCTCGCCTATTTGACCCGCTACGACGCGGTCGCGCCCGCGGTCGTCGCGGGCGGGATCGTCTTCGCGCTGACCTACCTGCGCGGCAAAGGCGAACGGAATCGGTGGTATTCGGCGTTCATGGATCTGGTGCTCGTCGGTGCGCCGGGTGCGCTCGCCTTCCTCGTCTGGGCGCTGACCAGCTGGCTGATCACCGGGCAGGCCTTCCAGCAGTTCACCTCGCAGTACGGCAACTCATCGATCCTCGCGCAGTCCGGCGCGCAGGGGGAGGCGGAACTCGCCGCGGCACTGGAGTATTCGATCGGATCGATCCTCATCCTCGGTCCGGCGCTGCCGATCCTGATCCCGATCGTCGCCGCGCTGGCCTGGCGCAGGCGCGATCCGGAGGTGCTTGTTCCGCTGCTGCTGTGCGGCGCGGTGCTCGGGTTCCAGGCGCTGAGCTACGCGAGCGGTTCGACCTTCGCATTCCTGCGCTTCTACGTCGCCGCGATTCCGCTGGCCGCCGTGCTCGCACTGCAGATCACCGCGGCGCGCGGCTTCCCGCCCAGCAGGCGGCCCGGCCGCCATGCCGTAATGTCCGCGCCCACAAGGGCTTTCCCGGCCGGTAAACATGCGGCCCGCCCCGCCGTCGGACTGCCCGAACTGGCGATGGCGCTGGCCATGTGCCTGATCGCGGTATCGGTGCCGCTCACCGGATGGGGGATGACCAGTCAGAAAATGGCGGTGCAGGAGTACGCGCTGAAGGAGGTGCTCTTTCCGGAGCCGGACAATGCCACGCCGTACAACGCCGATCAGCGCCGGATCGCGGCCACCTTCTCCACCGAGCGCAAGATCGCGAATTACCTTGACGCACAGCACTTGCCGCGCGGCACGGTGTTGATGGACACCGTGTACGGGTTCGCGGTGTCGGCGGCGTCGCGGCACCCGGATCAATTCGTCATCCCATCGGACCGAGATTTCGTTCGGGTGCTCAACCGCCCCGCCGAACGCGGCGTGAAATACATTCTGGCGGTGCCGAACGAGGGCCGAGGCACCTCCGACGCGGTGAACCGCCGCTATCCCACCATCTACGAAAACGGCGCGGGCGTAGCGACACTGGCCATGGAGATACCCAATGACGGTGCCGGGCAACCGAACTGGCGGCTCTACCAGGTGCTCGGCGCCAATTAG